The following proteins come from a genomic window of Anaerobutyricum hallii:
- the rpmA gene encoding 50S ribosomal protein L27, whose translation MMKMNLQFFAHKKGVGSTKNGRDSESKRLGAKRADGQFVKAGNILYRQRGTKIHPGVNVGRGGDDTLFALVDGVVRFERKGRDKKQCSVHPVA comes from the coding sequence ATGATGAAAATGAACCTTCAATTCTTCGCACATAAGAAAGGTGTTGGTTCCACAAAGAACGGACGTGATTCTGAGTCCAAGAGACTTGGTGCGAAAAGAGCAGACGGACAATTTGTAAAAGCTGGTAATATTCTTTACAGACAGCGTGGTACAAAGATTCATCCAGGCGTTAATGTAGGACGCGGTGGAGATGATACATTATTTGCATTAGTAGATGGTGTAGTACGTTTCGAAAGAAAAGGCAGAGATAAAAAACAGTGCTCTGTACATCCAGTGGCATAG
- a CDS encoding ribosomal-processing cysteine protease Prp yields MIQITIYKKPENQYKGFQVIGHADSVEEGADLVCCSVSVLTINLVNSLDMFTDDEFEVTEQEELGLVQVTFKNPLSDKALLLMNSFDLGVHSIEEQYDIWLKVITREV; encoded by the coding sequence ATGATTCAGATTACTATCTACAAAAAGCCTGAGAATCAGTATAAAGGATTTCAGGTAATTGGTCATGCTGACAGTGTAGAAGAGGGAGCAGATTTAGTCTGCTGTTCTGTATCTGTACTGACAATTAATCTGGTAAACAGTCTTGATATGTTTACTGATGATGAGTTTGAGGTGACAGAACAGGAAGAACTTGGACTTGTTCAGGTTACTTTTAAGAATCCTCTCAGCGACAAAGCATTGTTGTTGATGAATTCCTTTGATCTTGGAGTTCATTCTATTGAAGAACAGTATGATATCTGGTTAAAAGTTATAACAAGGGAGGTGTAA
- the rplU gene encoding 50S ribosomal protein L21: MYAIIATGGKQYKVSEGDVIKVEKLGVEAGSAYTFDQVLVVGGEETKVGDPVVAGATVEASVVEDGKDKKVIVYKYKRKTGYHKKQGHRQPYTKVKIEKINA, translated from the coding sequence ATGTACGCTATTATTGCAACAGGTGGTAAACAGTATAAAGTAAGCGAAGGCGACGTAATCAAAGTTGAAAAGCTTGGTGTTGAAGCTGGATCTGCTTATACATTTGACCAGGTTTTAGTTGTAGGCGGAGAAGAGACTAAGGTGGGAGATCCTGTTGTTGCAGGTGCAACAGTAGAAGCTTCTGTAGTTGAAGACGGTAAAGATAAAAAAGTTATCGTTTACAAGTACAAGAGAAAAACAGGCTACCACAAAAAACAGGGTCACAGACAGCCTTATACTAAAGTTAAGATTGAAAAAATTAATGCTTAA
- a CDS encoding ribonuclease E/G: protein MEMKKNKLVISEKEGVICYGYFQDGIPEELYCEPKEQESLLGNIYAARVERIAEGIQGAFLEIGEGQKCYYSLSGEQPIKLSPGHENKLYGGDIILVQITKDAVKTKLPVCTGNVSLDGKYFVFTLTEKRIGISKKIRKKEERERLDSLAKKYTDEDYGIIVRTNAAGIAEEILTEELKVLQQRYQELMRKAKIAVGKTLLYKEPPYYITLGKELPAKALDEILTDSKEIYEELQEYYKKDTSFDEISVTFYEDTYSLYNLYRFAHYYEEAYGKYIWLKSGASLVIEHTEAMTVIDVNTGSVLKKKRQEDTLFYQINREAAKEIARQIRLRNISGIIMIDFINMKDEKQKEKLLLLLENECRKDRIHCNVVDMTALNLVEMTRSKVRRPLLEQITVCRKMQKN from the coding sequence ATGGAAATGAAAAAAAATAAGTTAGTCATATCAGAAAAAGAAGGAGTCATCTGTTATGGATATTTTCAGGATGGTATTCCGGAAGAACTTTATTGTGAGCCAAAGGAACAGGAAAGTCTTCTTGGAAATATTTATGCAGCCAGAGTAGAACGTATTGCGGAAGGAATTCAGGGAGCTTTTTTAGAAATAGGCGAGGGACAGAAATGTTATTATTCCTTATCTGGAGAACAGCCGATAAAGTTATCTCCTGGACATGAAAATAAGCTTTACGGCGGAGATATTATTTTAGTGCAGATTACGAAAGATGCTGTTAAGACAAAACTGCCGGTATGCACAGGAAACGTTAGTCTGGATGGCAAATATTTTGTTTTTACTCTTACAGAAAAACGTATCGGTATTTCAAAAAAAATTCGAAAGAAAGAGGAAAGAGAGAGATTAGATTCCCTTGCAAAAAAATATACAGATGAAGACTACGGCATCATTGTACGTACGAATGCAGCAGGGATTGCAGAAGAAATACTGACAGAAGAGTTAAAAGTATTACAGCAACGCTATCAGGAGCTGATGAGAAAAGCGAAGATTGCTGTGGGAAAGACTCTTTTATACAAAGAACCGCCGTATTATATTACTCTTGGGAAAGAACTGCCGGCAAAAGCCTTAGATGAGATTTTGACAGACAGTAAGGAAATATATGAAGAATTGCAGGAGTATTATAAAAAGGATACTTCTTTTGATGAAATATCTGTTACTTTTTATGAAGATACCTATTCCCTTTATAACCTGTATCGTTTTGCTCATTATTATGAAGAAGCTTATGGCAAATATATATGGCTAAAATCCGGAGCAAGTCTTGTAATTGAACATACAGAGGCAATGACTGTAATTGATGTAAATACCGGAAGTGTGTTAAAGAAAAAACGTCAGGAAGATACTTTATTTTATCAAATAAATCGTGAAGCCGCGAAAGAAATCGCAAGACAGATCCGCCTGAGGAATATTTCCGGTATCATTATGATTGATTTTATCAATATGAAAGACGAAAAACAGAAAGAAAAATTACTACTTTTATTAGAGAATGAATGTAGAAAAGACAGGATACACTGTAATGTTGTAGATATGACTGCATTAAATCTTGTAGAGATGACCCGGAGTAAAGTCAGAAGGCCTCTTTTGGAACAAATAACTGTTTGCAGGAAAATGCAAAAAAACTAA
- a CDS encoding 3D domain-containing protein produces the protein MKCKQYNIIAAFIFMLSFLCLFPQKVSAQQINSNNTQLSVQPQASIRLNKVGSVVERGDKIKLRVNISNSRSKKIIWTSSKKRVATVKRNGQVTAKDKGTAVITARIAGTNICAQSVVTVKNYITMRVRTTGYCNCRSCAGKWAGCMTASGKRPRAKHTIAVDKRLIPLGTKVKIGKIIYTAEDTGGAIKGKRIDVYYSSHRQASAHGVKYRKIKVYI, from the coding sequence ATGAAGTGTAAACAGTATAACATCATCGCAGCATTCATTTTTATGTTAAGCTTTCTCTGCCTTTTCCCGCAGAAGGTTTCTGCACAACAGATTAATTCGAACAATACACAGTTAAGTGTTCAGCCACAGGCGTCGATACGATTGAATAAAGTGGGTTCCGTTGTAGAGCGGGGCGATAAGATTAAGTTAAGAGTGAACATATCTAACAGCCGCTCAAAGAAGATAATCTGGACTTCCAGTAAGAAAAGAGTTGCAACGGTAAAGCGTAACGGACAGGTTACCGCAAAAGATAAAGGTACTGCAGTTATTACAGCAAGGATTGCCGGAACAAACATTTGTGCACAAAGTGTTGTTACTGTTAAGAATTACATAACAATGCGTGTCCGCACAACCGGTTACTGTAACTGTAGAAGTTGTGCAGGAAAGTGGGCAGGCTGTATGACTGCCAGTGGGAAAAGACCAAGAGCAAAGCATACGATTGCAGTAGATAAGCGATTAATTCCTTTAGGAACGAAGGTTAAGATTGGTAAGATTATCTATACAGCAGAAGATACTGGAGGAGCAATCAAAGGAAAAAGGATTGATGTCTATTATTCCAGTCATCGTCAGGCATCTGCACATGGTGTGAAGTATCGAAAGATTAAAGTATATATTTAA